In the genome of Streptomyces collinus, one region contains:
- a CDS encoding pectinesterase family protein, which yields MSEPRSKAQHRRRRSRTALAVGVPLALTAAGTFTYGTDLGLLGGSGRQASAAAPAWAADTADGFASVNSLGQNGTYGGRGGQVVTVTTQAELEKYATATQPYVIVVAGTIAMNPVGKEIKVQSDKTIVGRGTAGHIVGGGFFLGQGVHNVIIRNLTIRDAYQGIWNDKDHDFDAIQMDGAHHVWIDHNDLRHMADGLIDVRKDSTNVTVSWNRLSDNNKTFGIGWTENVKTDITIHHNWLRETEQRNPSTDNAAHAHLYNNFLEDAPGTAIKSAYGNYSRGGTKMVLENSLFQGVKNPVIKDSGAAIVQRGNSFSGTSGRNESGGSAFDPKTYYPYSLDKAADLPSILKAGAGPRASIGTTAASTKAAAATTLTVAQDGSGQYRTVQAAVNAVPANNPSRVVIAVKPGTYRELVKVPSNKPHVTIQGTGGSRKDTTIVYNNASGTPKPGGGTYGTGGSATVAVEADDFQARNLTISNDFDEKANQSLDGHQAVALRTAADKVFLDGIIVSGDQDTLLLDTASKDRLGRVYVSNSYVIGNVDFIFGRATAVVDKSVITLKKRWNGTSAGYVTAPSTAANRKGILIANSTVNGDVSAGSFHLGRPWHAGGDASLDPQTTVRNTNLSSAIKSTPWTDMSGFSWKDDRFAEYGNYGAGAGQASTNRPHLSDAQAANQEVGDWLAGWTPSAS from the coding sequence ATGAGTGAGCCGCGTAGCAAGGCCCAGCACCGCCGTCGCAGAAGCCGCACCGCCCTGGCGGTCGGGGTCCCCCTGGCCCTGACCGCCGCCGGTACCTTCACCTACGGCACCGACCTCGGCCTCCTGGGCGGCAGTGGCCGGCAGGCCTCCGCCGCCGCCCCCGCCTGGGCGGCCGACACCGCCGACGGGTTCGCCTCCGTCAACTCCCTCGGGCAGAACGGGACGTACGGGGGGCGCGGCGGTCAGGTCGTCACCGTGACGACGCAGGCCGAGCTGGAGAAGTACGCCACCGCGACCCAGCCGTACGTCATCGTCGTCGCCGGGACCATCGCCATGAACCCGGTCGGCAAAGAGATCAAGGTGCAGTCCGACAAGACCATCGTGGGCCGGGGGACCGCCGGGCACATCGTCGGCGGCGGGTTCTTCCTCGGCCAGGGCGTGCACAACGTGATCATCCGGAACCTGACCATCCGGGACGCGTACCAGGGGATCTGGAACGACAAGGACCATGATTTCGACGCGATCCAGATGGACGGCGCCCATCACGTGTGGATCGACCACAACGATCTGCGGCACATGGCCGACGGGCTCATCGACGTCCGCAAGGACTCGACGAACGTCACCGTCTCCTGGAACAGACTGAGCGACAACAACAAGACCTTCGGCATCGGCTGGACCGAGAACGTCAAGACCGACATCACGATCCACCACAACTGGCTCCGCGAGACCGAGCAGCGCAACCCGTCCACCGACAACGCCGCCCACGCGCACCTCTACAACAACTTCCTGGAGGACGCCCCGGGCACCGCCATCAAGTCGGCGTACGGCAACTACTCGCGCGGCGGCACGAAGATGGTCCTGGAGAACTCCCTCTTCCAGGGCGTCAAGAACCCCGTCATCAAGGACAGCGGCGCCGCCATCGTCCAGCGCGGCAACTCCTTCTCGGGCACCAGCGGTCGCAACGAGAGCGGCGGGAGCGCCTTCGACCCGAAGACGTACTACCCGTACAGCCTGGACAAGGCCGCCGACCTCCCGTCGATCCTCAAGGCCGGTGCCGGTCCCCGCGCCTCCATCGGTACGACCGCCGCCTCCACCAAGGCCGCGGCCGCCACCACCCTCACCGTCGCCCAGGACGGCAGCGGCCAGTACCGCACCGTGCAGGCCGCCGTGAACGCCGTACCGGCGAACAACCCCTCGCGCGTCGTGATCGCGGTGAAGCCGGGGACGTACCGGGAACTGGTGAAGGTGCCCTCCAACAAGCCGCACGTCACCATCCAGGGCACCGGCGGCAGCCGCAAGGACACGACGATCGTCTACAACAACGCCTCGGGCACGCCGAAGCCCGGCGGCGGGACCTACGGCACCGGCGGCAGCGCGACCGTCGCGGTCGAGGCCGACGACTTCCAGGCGCGCAACCTGACCATCTCCAACGACTTCGACGAGAAGGCCAACCAGTCCCTCGACGGGCACCAGGCCGTCGCCCTGCGGACCGCCGCCGACAAGGTGTTCCTCGACGGGATCATCGTCAGCGGTGACCAGGACACCCTGCTGCTCGACACCGCGTCGAAGGACCGCCTCGGCCGGGTCTACGTCAGCAACTCCTACGTGATCGGCAACGTCGACTTCATCTTCGGCCGGGCCACGGCCGTCGTCGACAAGTCCGTCATCACGCTGAAGAAGCGCTGGAACGGCACCTCGGCCGGGTACGTCACCGCACCGAGCACCGCTGCGAACCGCAAGGGCATCCTGATCGCCAACTCCACCGTGAACGGCGACGTCTCGGCCGGGAGCTTCCACCTCGGCCGGCCCTGGCACGCGGGCGGGGACGCGTCCCTCGATCCGCAGACCACCGTCCGCAACACCAACCTCAGTTCCGCGATCAAGTCCACGCCGTGGACCGACATGAGCGGCTTCTCCTGGAAGGACGACCGGTTCGCCGAGTACGGCAACTACGGCGCCGGTGCGGGCCAGGCGAGCACCAACCGCCCTCACCTGAGTGACGCGCAGGCCGCGAACCAGGAGGTCGGGGACTGGCTCGCGGGCTGGACGCCTTCGGCGTCCTGA
- a CDS encoding LacI family DNA-binding transcriptional regulator — protein MAKVTRDDVARLAGTSTAVVSYVINNGPRPVAPATRERVLAAIKELGYRPDRVAQAMASRRTDLIGLIIPDARQPFFGEMAHAVEQAASERGKMVLVGNTDYVAEREVHYLRAFLGMRVSGLILVSHALNDLAAAEIEAWDARVVLLHERPEAIDDVAVATDDLGGAELAVRHLLEHGYEYVACMGGIAETPAVGDPVSDHVEGWRRAMDAAGISTEGRLFEALYNRYDAYQTALTILSGPERPPAIFCSTDDQAIGLLRAARELRIDVPGELAVAGFDDIKEAALTDPPLTTVASDRPAMARAAVDLVLDDGLRVAGARRERLKVFPSRLVTRHSCGCA, from the coding sequence GTGGCCAAGGTGACTCGGGATGATGTGGCGCGGCTGGCAGGGACTTCCACTGCCGTGGTCAGCTATGTCATCAACAACGGACCCCGGCCGGTCGCCCCGGCCACGCGCGAGCGTGTCCTCGCCGCGATCAAGGAACTGGGGTACCGGCCCGACCGGGTGGCCCAGGCGATGGCGTCCCGGCGCACGGACCTCATAGGCCTGATCATCCCGGACGCCCGCCAGCCCTTCTTCGGGGAGATGGCGCACGCGGTCGAGCAGGCCGCCTCCGAGCGCGGGAAGATGGTGCTCGTCGGCAACACGGACTACGTGGCCGAGCGCGAGGTCCACTACCTGCGCGCCTTCCTGGGCATGCGGGTCTCCGGCCTGATCCTCGTCAGCCACGCGCTCAACGACCTGGCCGCCGCCGAGATCGAGGCCTGGGACGCCCGGGTGGTGCTGCTGCACGAACGCCCCGAGGCCATCGACGACGTCGCCGTCGCCACGGACGACCTGGGCGGCGCCGAGCTCGCCGTCCGCCACCTGCTGGAGCACGGCTACGAGTACGTCGCCTGTATGGGCGGCATAGCCGAGACGCCCGCTGTCGGCGACCCGGTCTCCGACCACGTCGAGGGCTGGCGCCGCGCGATGGACGCGGCCGGGATCTCCACCGAGGGCCGCCTCTTCGAGGCCCTCTACAACCGCTACGACGCCTACCAGACCGCCCTGACGATCCTGTCCGGCCCCGAGCGCCCGCCGGCGATCTTCTGCTCCACCGACGACCAGGCGATCGGCCTGCTGCGGGCGGCCCGCGAGCTGCGCATCGACGTCCCGGGCGAGCTGGCGGTGGCCGGCTTCGACGACATCAAGGAGGCGGCGCTCACCGACCCGCCCCTGACGACGGTCGCCTCCGACCGTCCGGCGATGGCCCGGGCGGCCGTCGACCTCGTCCTCGACGACGGGCTGCGGGTCGCGGGGGCCCGGCGGGAGCGGCTGAAGGTGTTCCCGTCGCGGCTGGTGACCCGGCACTCCTGCGGTTGCGCGTAG
- a CDS encoding S1C family serine protease translates to MTESFHRSGEYENPYEGQQQAPVNPEWPPPPAYAPAHAPHSKKRGRGPFALIAAVAIVAAAIGGGTAYGIQELTGNDTVASSSTSTTVVPSSQKGTVAGVAKAVSPSIVEISADSNAGSSTGSGVIITSSGEIVTNNHVVAGASQIKATTSDGKSYTAKVVGTDSKKDLALIKLENASGLKTATLGDSAGIQVGDQVVAIGSPEGLSGTVTSGIISALDRDVTVPTEEGQDQGQQQWGQGQEQDGDQWPFEFGGRQFNGDTGSDTTTYKALQTDASLNPGNSGGALIDMNGNIIGINSAMYSPAGQASSSSDAGSVGLGFAIPINTVKADLAKLRAGSTD, encoded by the coding sequence ATGACCGAGAGCTTCCACCGCAGTGGCGAGTACGAGAACCCTTACGAGGGTCAGCAGCAGGCCCCGGTGAACCCCGAGTGGCCGCCCCCGCCGGCGTACGCCCCGGCACATGCTCCGCATTCGAAGAAGCGCGGCCGTGGCCCGTTCGCCCTGATCGCCGCCGTGGCGATCGTCGCGGCGGCGATAGGCGGCGGCACCGCCTACGGCATCCAGGAACTGACCGGCAACGACACCGTCGCCTCCAGCTCCACCAGCACCACCGTGGTGCCCTCCAGCCAGAAGGGCACGGTCGCCGGGGTCGCGAAGGCGGTCAGCCCGAGCATCGTCGAGATCAGCGCCGACTCCAACGCCGGGTCCTCCACCGGCTCCGGCGTGATCATCACGAGCAGCGGCGAGATCGTCACCAACAACCACGTCGTCGCCGGCGCCTCGCAGATCAAGGCGACCACCAGCGACGGCAAGTCGTACACCGCGAAGGTCGTCGGCACCGACAGCAAGAAGGACCTGGCGCTGATCAAGCTGGAGAACGCCTCCGGCCTGAAGACGGCCACGCTCGGCGACTCGGCCGGGATCCAGGTCGGCGACCAGGTCGTGGCGATCGGCTCCCCCGAGGGGCTGTCCGGCACCGTCACCAGCGGCATCATCTCGGCCCTCGACCGTGACGTCACCGTCCCGACCGAGGAGGGCCAGGACCAGGGCCAGCAGCAGTGGGGGCAGGGCCAGGAGCAGGACGGCGACCAGTGGCCGTTCGAGTTCGGCGGGCGCCAGTTCAACGGCGACACCGGGTCCGACACGACCACGTACAAGGCGCTCCAGACCGACGCGTCCCTCAACCCGGGCAACTCCGGCGGCGCGCTGATCGACATGAACGGCAACATCATCGGGATCAACTCCGCGATGTACTCGCCGGCCGGCCAGGCCTCCTCGTCCTCCGACGCGGGCAGCGTCGGCCTGGGCTTCGCCATCCCGATCAACACCGTCAAGGCCGACCTGGCGAAGCTGCGGGCGGGTTCGACCGACTGA
- a CDS encoding response regulator transcription factor has product MSSLLLLTNALQPSTEVLPALGLLLHNVRVAPAEGPALVDTPGADVILVDGRRDLPQVRSLCQLLRSTGPGCPLVLVVTEGGLAAVTADWGIDDVLLDTAGPAEVEARLRLAMGRQQIVSDDSPMEIRNGDLSVDEATYSAKLKGRVLDLTFKEFELLKYLAQHPGRVFTRAQLLQEVWGYDYFGGTRTVDVHVRRLRAKLGPEHESLIGTVRNVGYRFVTPEKPEKMERAAEEAKAKADKAKANKVDESPALGATEARAKT; this is encoded by the coding sequence ATGAGTTCTCTGCTGCTCCTGACCAACGCCCTCCAGCCGTCGACGGAGGTGCTCCCCGCCCTCGGCCTGCTCCTGCACAACGTGCGTGTGGCCCCCGCGGAGGGCCCGGCCCTCGTCGACACCCCCGGCGCCGACGTCATCCTCGTCGACGGCCGGCGTGATCTGCCGCAGGTCCGCAGCCTCTGCCAGCTGCTGCGCTCCACCGGGCCGGGCTGCCCGCTCGTCCTCGTCGTCACCGAGGGCGGTCTCGCCGCCGTGACCGCGGACTGGGGCATCGACGACGTCCTGCTCGACACCGCCGGCCCGGCGGAGGTCGAGGCGCGGCTGCGGCTGGCCATGGGACGGCAGCAGATCGTCAGCGACGACTCCCCGATGGAGATCCGCAACGGCGACCTGTCGGTCGACGAGGCGACGTACTCCGCCAAGCTCAAGGGCCGCGTCCTCGACCTCACCTTCAAGGAGTTCGAGCTCCTGAAGTACCTCGCGCAGCACCCCGGCCGCGTCTTCACCCGCGCCCAGCTGCTTCAGGAGGTCTGGGGCTACGACTACTTCGGCGGTACGCGCACGGTCGACGTGCACGTACGGCGGCTGCGCGCCAAGCTCGGCCCCGAGCACGAGTCGCTGATCGGCACCGTCCGGAACGTCGGTTATCGATTTGTTACGCCGGAGAAGCCGGAGAAGATGGAGCGCGCCGCCGAGGAGGCGAAGGCCAAGGCGGACAAGGCAAAGGCGAACAAGGTGGACGAGTCACCCGCTCTGGGCGCCACTGAGGCCCGCGCCAAGACGTGA
- a CDS encoding MoaD/ThiS family protein — MPKVTVRYWAAAKAAAGVAEEPYEAATLAEALDGVRERHPGELERVLRRCSFLVDGDPVGTRGHETVRLADGGTVEVLPPFAGG; from the coding sequence ATGCCAAAGGTCACGGTGCGCTACTGGGCCGCCGCCAAGGCCGCGGCCGGGGTGGCCGAGGAGCCGTACGAGGCGGCCACGCTCGCCGAGGCGCTCGACGGGGTGCGTGAGCGGCACCCCGGCGAGCTGGAGCGCGTCCTGCGCCGGTGCTCGTTCCTCGTGGACGGCGACCCCGTGGGCACCCGCGGACATGAGACGGTACGGCTGGCCGACGGCGGCACGGTCGAGGTGCTCCCGCCGTTCGCAGGAGGATGA
- a CDS encoding DUF397 domain-containing protein, producing the protein MDLRGAEVGPDEGVRDSKLPHGPILVFGASPWVAFLADVKGGRSVHPDQ; encoded by the coding sequence GTGGACCTCCGGGGTGCGGAGGTAGGGCCGGACGAGGGGGTCCGCGACAGCAAGCTCCCCCACGGCCCGATACTCGTGTTCGGCGCTAGCCCCTGGGTGGCCTTCCTCGCAGACGTCAAGGGTGGGAGGTCTGTCCACCCCGACCAGTGA
- a CDS encoding HAMP domain-containing sensor histidine kinase translates to MSSRTHRVVRRFRSLPIRSRLALLVAAAVAFAVAAVSVTCWFIVQGKLYDEIDNDLRSSVGPLRPDDFQDLTNDCRQTPSDELGMGSRPKSYGQLVRVDGKVCLFPSSTAQVQVSGDDKAVAKDPDPNQGHIRDGTDNDGNKLRVLTTAVVIKDGRLPLGVAADYSLVIALPLKGTQSTLNELALILLLVSGVGVLGAGAAGLAVARAGLRPVDKLTEAVEHVARTEDLNVRIPVEDDSEDEIARLSHSFNSMTSALASSRDLQQQLIADAGHELRTPLTSLRTNIELLTRSEETGRPIPEADRKALLASVKAQMTELATLIGDLQELSRPDPGQHSERTQIVAWQDTVESALRRARLRGPELTITADVEPWFVRAEPSALERAVVNILDNAVKFSPEGGLIEVRLTEGVLTVRDHGPGIPADELPYVFDRFWRSPGARALPGSGLGLSIVARTVQQAGGEVSLSRADGGGTVATVRLPGAAVPPPEDLPSA, encoded by the coding sequence GTGAGTTCCCGGACGCACCGGGTCGTACGGCGTTTCCGCTCCCTGCCGATCCGCTCCCGACTGGCCCTGCTGGTGGCCGCGGCGGTGGCGTTCGCGGTGGCGGCGGTGTCGGTGACGTGCTGGTTCATCGTGCAGGGGAAGTTGTACGACGAGATCGACAACGACCTGAGGTCCTCGGTGGGGCCGCTGCGTCCGGACGACTTCCAGGACCTCACGAACGACTGCCGTCAGACGCCTTCCGACGAGCTGGGCATGGGATCGCGGCCCAAGAGCTACGGGCAGTTGGTCCGGGTCGACGGCAAGGTGTGCCTCTTCCCGAGTTCCACGGCACAGGTGCAGGTCAGCGGCGACGACAAGGCCGTGGCCAAGGACCCCGACCCGAACCAGGGCCACATCCGTGACGGCACCGACAACGACGGCAACAAGCTGCGCGTCCTGACGACGGCGGTCGTCATCAAGGACGGGCGCCTGCCCTTGGGCGTCGCCGCCGACTACTCCCTCGTCATCGCCCTGCCGCTCAAGGGAACGCAGTCCACGCTCAACGAACTGGCGCTGATCCTCCTGCTGGTCTCCGGCGTGGGAGTGCTCGGCGCAGGAGCCGCCGGCCTGGCTGTTGCCCGGGCCGGGCTGCGGCCCGTCGACAAACTGACCGAGGCCGTCGAGCACGTGGCCCGCACGGAGGATCTGAACGTCCGTATCCCCGTGGAGGACGACAGCGAGGACGAGATCGCCCGCCTGTCCCACTCCTTCAACTCCATGACCTCGGCCCTGGCCAGCTCCCGTGACCTCCAGCAGCAACTGATCGCGGACGCCGGCCACGAACTGCGCACACCGCTCACCTCTCTCCGCACCAACATCGAACTCCTCACCCGCAGCGAGGAGACGGGCCGCCCCATCCCCGAGGCGGACCGCAAGGCACTGCTCGCGTCGGTGAAGGCGCAGATGACGGAACTCGCCACGCTCATCGGCGACCTTCAGGAACTGTCCCGCCCGGACCCCGGCCAGCACTCGGAGCGGACACAGATCGTGGCCTGGCAGGACACGGTCGAGTCGGCGCTGCGGCGAGCGCGGCTGCGCGGACCGGAACTGACGATCACGGCGGACGTCGAGCCCTGGTTCGTCCGCGCGGAACCCTCCGCCCTGGAACGGGCGGTGGTCAACATCCTGGACAACGCGGTGAAGTTCAGCCCGGAGGGCGGCCTGATCGAGGTCCGCCTGACCGAGGGCGTCCTCACGGTCCGCGACCACGGCCCGGGCATCCCCGCCGACGAACTCCCCTACGTCTTCGACCGCTTCTGGCGCTCCCCCGGTGCGCGGGCCCTGCCGGGCTCGGGCCTGGGCCTGTCGATCGTGGCCCGGACGGTTCAGCAGGCGGGGGGCGAGGTGTCGCTGTCCCGGGCGGACGGGGGCGGCACGGTGGCGACGGTACGGCTGCCGGGGGCGGCGGTGCCACCGCCGGAGGACCTGCCCTCAGCCTGA
- a CDS encoding glycoside hydrolase family 5 protein, whose product MSHKTHRGTACVGALLACVTAFGGALASPAAASPAHRPATPPPVSDFKGVNWADPRDNYADDAVVPSGLSTSDSYATTYAKSKAIIGGFSKLGANTVRLPVNPTSVNGPFWKSYRGAIDAATAKGFKVILGYWEADNAKDGKIDDQASWDRMWARITSAYAGNSKVYFEPMNEPFGYTAQEWTDIAAKWVSTHRFIPRDRILIGGYKYSEDVKPVCADPRLKGTRLALHNYGFWHTDWTSVDQWKADFKSRIGDCASRTILDEFGASMTTGLDYNGPVGTSNEIAYIQAATDTIRELGLGSVYWPGLRNGDTYSLTTLQGPGTNLSLTVNNQSGLDRLHYAWKQQ is encoded by the coding sequence GTGTCTCACAAGACCCATCGCGGAACAGCGTGCGTGGGGGCGCTGCTGGCCTGCGTCACGGCATTCGGTGGAGCGCTCGCCTCCCCCGCCGCCGCCTCTCCCGCCCACCGTCCCGCCACTCCGCCGCCCGTCAGCGACTTCAAGGGCGTCAACTGGGCCGACCCGCGCGACAACTACGCCGACGACGCGGTCGTGCCCTCGGGCCTGTCCACCTCCGACAGCTACGCCACCACCTACGCCAAGTCCAAGGCGATCATCGGCGGGTTCTCCAAGCTCGGCGCCAACACCGTCCGGCTCCCGGTCAACCCGACCTCGGTGAACGGCCCGTTCTGGAAGTCGTACCGGGGCGCGATCGACGCCGCCACCGCCAAGGGCTTCAAGGTCATCCTGGGCTACTGGGAGGCCGACAACGCCAAGGACGGCAAGATCGACGACCAGGCGTCCTGGGACCGGATGTGGGCGCGGATCACCTCCGCCTACGCCGGCAACTCCAAGGTGTACTTCGAGCCGATGAACGAGCCGTTCGGCTACACGGCGCAGGAGTGGACGGACATCGCGGCGAAGTGGGTGAGCACGCACCGCTTCATACCCCGCGACCGCATCCTCATCGGCGGCTACAAGTACAGCGAGGACGTCAAGCCGGTCTGCGCCGACCCGCGCCTGAAGGGCACGCGCCTGGCCCTGCACAACTACGGCTTCTGGCACACCGACTGGACCAGCGTCGACCAGTGGAAGGCCGACTTCAAGAGCCGCATCGGCGACTGCGCCTCCCGCACGATCCTCGACGAGTTCGGCGCCTCGATGACCACCGGCCTGGACTACAACGGCCCGGTGGGCACCTCCAACGAGATCGCCTACATCCAGGCCGCGACCGACACCATCCGGGAGCTGGGCCTCGGCTCGGTCTACTGGCCCGGCCTGCGCAACGGTGACACCTACTCCCTCACCACGCTTCAGGGCCCGGGCACGAACCTCAGCCTGACGGTGAACAACCAGAGCGGCCTGGACCGGCTGCACTACGCCTGGAAGCAGCAGTAA
- a CDS encoding response regulator transcription factor, which yields MSPADGDRDPQRILIVDDEPAVREALQRSLAFEGYGTEVAVDGADALEKAAAYRPDLVVLDIQMPRMDGLTAARRIRATGDTTPILMLTARDTVGDRVTGLDAGADDYLVKPFELDELFARIRALLRRSTYAAAVGATAAADEDALTFADLRMDLSTREVTRGGRQVELTRTEFTLLEMFMAHPRQVLTREQILKAVWGFDFEPSSNSLDVYVMYLRRKTEGGGEPRLVHTVRGVGYVLRQGGAE from the coding sequence ATGAGCCCCGCAGACGGCGACCGTGACCCGCAGCGCATCCTGATCGTCGACGACGAGCCGGCCGTACGCGAAGCCCTTCAGCGCAGCCTCGCGTTCGAGGGGTACGGCACCGAGGTCGCCGTCGACGGCGCGGACGCCCTGGAGAAGGCGGCGGCCTACCGGCCCGACCTGGTCGTCCTCGACATCCAGATGCCGCGCATGGACGGTCTGACGGCGGCGCGCCGCATCCGCGCCACCGGCGACACCACACCGATCCTGATGCTCACGGCCCGCGACACGGTCGGCGACCGGGTCACCGGCCTCGACGCGGGCGCCGACGACTACCTGGTCAAGCCGTTCGAACTCGACGAACTCTTCGCCCGCATCCGCGCGCTGCTGCGCCGCAGCACCTACGCGGCGGCCGTGGGCGCGACCGCCGCGGCCGACGAGGACGCGCTCACCTTCGCCGACCTGCGCATGGACCTCTCGACGCGGGAGGTCACCCGGGGCGGGCGCCAGGTGGAGCTGACCCGGACCGAGTTCACACTCCTGGAGATGTTCATGGCGCACCCGCGCCAGGTCCTCACCCGGGAGCAGATCCTCAAGGCCGTCTGGGGCTTCGACTTCGAGCCGTCGTCGAACTCCCTCGACGTGTACGTGATGTACCTGCGCCGCAAGACCGAGGGGGGCGGCGAGCCGCGCCTCGTCCACACGGTGCGGGGTGTCGGTTACGTGCTGCGGCAGGGCGGCGCGGAGTGA
- a CDS encoding alpha/beta hydrolase, which translates to MSSGRAGDVARSTDRPHSETEGGKPVRMSSRAFLRTSDGVAIDAVYEPGAAVYDTSGTPSAHPVFVVAHGFTGAVDRPHVRRIAAAFARYGGVVTFSFRGHGKSGGHSTVGDREVLDLTAAVAWARSHGHARVVSVGFSMGGSVVLRHAALHPRQTDAVVSVSSPARWYYRGTAPMRRLHWLVTRPEGRVVGRYGFRTRIHRRDWNPVPLSPVEAVRRIAPTPLLIVHGDADGYFPVDHPRMLAAAAGDQGELWLEPGMGHAEHAAGDALLARIGEWGAGRAG; encoded by the coding sequence ATGAGCTCTGGTCGGGCAGGTGATGTGGCGCGTTCCACCGATCGTCCGCATTCCGAGACGGAAGGGGGAAAGCCTGTGCGGATGTCGTCGCGGGCGTTTCTGCGCACGTCCGACGGTGTTGCGATCGACGCCGTGTACGAGCCGGGAGCGGCTGTGTACGACACCTCAGGGACGCCTTCCGCTCATCCCGTGTTCGTCGTCGCCCACGGGTTCACCGGCGCGGTGGACCGCCCGCACGTGCGTCGGATCGCGGCGGCGTTCGCCCGCTACGGGGGCGTGGTCACCTTCTCCTTCCGCGGGCACGGGAAGTCCGGCGGGCACTCCACGGTCGGCGACCGGGAGGTGCTCGACCTGACGGCGGCGGTGGCCTGGGCGCGGAGCCACGGGCACGCGCGGGTGGTGAGCGTGGGCTTCTCCATGGGCGGCTCGGTGGTGCTCCGGCACGCGGCGCTGCACCCGCGGCAGACCGACGCGGTGGTGTCGGTCAGCTCACCGGCCCGCTGGTACTACCGGGGCACCGCGCCGATGCGGCGGCTGCACTGGCTGGTGACCCGGCCCGAGGGGCGGGTCGTGGGCCGGTACGGATTCCGTACGCGCATCCACCGCCGGGACTGGAACCCGGTGCCCCTCTCCCCGGTGGAGGCGGTGCGGAGGATCGCCCCCACCCCCCTCCTGATCGTGCACGGCGACGCCGACGGCTACTTCCCCGTCGACCATCCGCGGATGCTGGCCGCGGCCGCCGGTGACCAGGGCGAACTGTGGCTGGAGCCGGGCATGGGGCATGCCGAGCACGCGGCGGGCGACGCGTTGCTGGCCCGGATCGGGGAGTGGGGCGCCGGCCGGGCGGGCTAG